The following are from one region of the Candidatus Bathyarchaeia archaeon genome:
- a CDS encoding SLC13 family permease gives MTIVMRGGARPLGLALGPLMALAISIFPTPASMAQYAPSGFPDAPKLVLAIAAWTFAWWVSGALPLGITALLPGVCASILYASYPKAFGYASASAAVKAVFSTYMDPTIVLFLGGFILASAIAATGLDKRIAYGLAASRFAGESVARTSLMIWAACWFLSMWISNTAATMILYPIALSILTALGSRPGSKFGEFLMLGLAYAASAGGLATIIGTPPNLLAVSALEGAKVASIPFAKWMAFGIPTSTVALVTLFAVLWILYRPGAEGFSMPRDRIEEFRRALGPIGKGEGIVLGGFALTVALWILRGLPDAFRYTNPALAEALSPIEVLLPNDCVPPLLVGLALFAIPISLRPYRPLLNWEDGTKYVEWEVLLIFGGGLVLGDAILKSGLARWMAAGLIGERTGAALLAAIGVAMGFAMTQFTSNTSTAAMLAPLIVGIGRELGMGAGGVAFAVVSSALATSFALMFPVSTPPNAIVYGSGYIRMDRMAIVGLVLGLIWMVTLMPICWILVPRLI, from the coding sequence TTGACGATCGTCATGAGGGGGGGCGCGAGGCCGCTCGGATTGGCATTGGGGCCCTTGATGGCCCTAGCAATATCCATTTTCCCAACGCCCGCCTCCATGGCCCAATACGCCCCATCTGGGTTCCCCGATGCGCCAAAGCTCGTTTTGGCAATCGCCGCTTGGACCTTCGCTTGGTGGGTCAGCGGCGCCCTGCCGCTGGGCATCACGGCCCTCTTGCCGGGCGTATGCGCTTCGATCCTTTACGCTTCATACCCCAAGGCCTTCGGCTACGCGAGCGCCAGCGCCGCCGTCAAGGCCGTATTCTCCACCTATATGGATCCGACCATAGTCCTCTTCTTGGGCGGATTCATACTCGCGAGCGCCATAGCGGCCACGGGCTTGGATAAGCGCATCGCCTATGGCCTCGCGGCCTCGAGGTTCGCCGGGGAGAGCGTTGCGAGGACCTCCCTCATGATCTGGGCGGCGTGCTGGTTCCTTTCGATGTGGATCTCCAACACGGCCGCGACGATGATTCTATACCCCATAGCGCTCTCCATCCTAACGGCCTTGGGCTCTAGGCCCGGCTCCAAGTTCGGCGAGTTCCTCATGCTCGGCTTGGCCTATGCCGCTAGCGCTGGCGGCCTCGCCACTATAATTGGAACTCCTCCGAACCTCCTAGCCGTTTCGGCCTTGGAGGGCGCGAAGGTGGCCTCGATCCCATTCGCCAAATGGATGGCTTTCGGGATCCCCACCTCCACAGTGGCGCTTGTAACGCTCTTCGCCGTGCTTTGGATCCTCTACAGGCCCGGGGCGGAGGGCTTCTCCATGCCGAGGGATAGGATCGAGGAGTTCAGGAGGGCATTGGGCCCAATCGGGAAGGGGGAGGGCATAGTCCTCGGGGGCTTCGCGCTCACGGTGGCCCTATGGATCCTCAGGGGCCTCCCCGATGCCTTCCGATATACCAACCCGGCCTTGGCCGAGGCGTTGAGCCCGATAGAGGTCCTCCTCCCGAACGATTGCGTTCCGCCGCTGCTCGTAGGCCTCGCGCTCTTCGCTATACCGATCAGCCTGAGGCCCTATAGGCCCCTGCTCAATTGGGAGGACGGGACGAAATATGTCGAATGGGAGGTCCTCCTAATATTCGGCGGGGGCCTCGTCCTAGGAGATGCCATCTTGAAATCGGGATTGGCTAGGTGGATGGCGGCGGGCTTGATCGGAGAGCGGACGGGCGCCGCCCTATTGGCGGCCATCGGGGTGGCGATGGGCTTCGCGATGACCCAATTCACCTCCAATACCTCAACGGCCGCCATGTTGGCCCCCTTGATCGTGGGCATAGGGCGGGAGCTTGGGATGGGCGCGGGCGGCGTGGCGTTCGCGGTCGTAAGCTCCGCCTTGGCAACCTCCTTCGCCTTGATGTTCCCCGTCTCGACCCCCCCGAACGCCATAGTCTATGGATCGGGATACATTAGGATGGACCGCATGGCCATCGTGGGGCTGGTCTTGGGCCTCATTTGGATGGTGACCCTGATGCCGATCTGTTGGATCTTGGTACCGAGGCTTATATGA